A single genomic interval of Streptomyces sp. BA2 harbors:
- a CDS encoding glycosyltransferase family 4 protein, which translates to MRVLAMLHAYPPAHNAGAEWAAHSLLRELAARGHTVDVLLSQAAETKDTYEIDGVSVHPHRGKADPGRWMRGPGRANVIVTHLENTPRASVLGELNRIPVVHLLHNTFEKSKSWLVKGSPTLAVYNTAWMQADAEAWWRIHRGDRPMPWGITVHPPVAVADYSATPGDRITLINLTEEKGAKVFYALAERMPRRKFLGVIGGYGNQVVREDLPNVEIVPHTPGDRMAKDVYARTKILLAPSSYESYGRVAVEAMCSGIPVIAHPTPGLMESLGEAGSFCDRDDLEAWEAAIRQLTAPTTYRQASKAAAARAAGLDPEAELDLWCVAMEGVAKRGSPR; encoded by the coding sequence TTGCGCGTCCTGGCGATGCTGCACGCCTACCCTCCGGCCCACAATGCGGGCGCCGAATGGGCGGCCCACAGCCTGCTGCGCGAGCTCGCTGCGCGCGGGCACACCGTGGACGTCCTCCTCTCCCAGGCGGCGGAAACCAAGGACACCTACGAGATCGACGGCGTCAGCGTTCATCCTCACCGCGGCAAGGCGGACCCGGGCCGGTGGATGCGGGGTCCGGGGCGCGCGAACGTGATCGTCACGCATCTGGAGAACACGCCTCGCGCCTCCGTGCTGGGCGAGCTGAACCGCATCCCGGTCGTCCACCTGCTGCACAACACCTTCGAGAAGTCGAAGTCATGGCTGGTGAAGGGGTCCCCGACGCTGGCCGTGTACAACACGGCCTGGATGCAGGCGGATGCTGAGGCGTGGTGGCGCATCCACCGCGGCGACCGTCCGATGCCGTGGGGAATCACCGTGCACCCGCCCGTGGCGGTCGCCGACTATTCGGCCACGCCCGGCGACCGCATCACTCTGATCAACCTGACCGAGGAGAAGGGCGCGAAGGTCTTCTACGCGCTGGCGGAGCGGATGCCGCGCCGCAAGTTCCTGGGCGTGATCGGTGGCTATGGCAATCAGGTCGTGCGTGAGGATCTTCCCAATGTGGAGATCGTTCCGCACACGCCAGGGGATCGCATGGCCAAGGACGTCTACGCCCGAACGAAGATCCTCCTGGCGCCGTCGTCCTACGAGTCGTATGGCCGCGTGGCTGTCGAGGCGATGTGCTCCGGGATTCCCGTCATCGCCCACCCGACGCCCGGACTCATGGAGTCGCTCGGCGAGGCCGGATCCTTCTGTGACCGCGACGACCTGGAGGCGTGGGAGGCCGCCATCCGGCAGCTGACGGCCCCGACCACTTACCGGCAGGCGTCCAAGGCGGCTGCCGCACGGGCCGCCGGACTCGATCCAGAGGCAGAACTCGATCTCTGGTGTGTGGCAATGGAGGGGGTGGCCAAGCGTGGATCCCCTCGCTAA
- a CDS encoding phage major capsid protein codes for MPFNSLISRDASNDPLVPTPVSAEIIQELPAASSLLQRARNVPMSSKTQRQPVLDVMPLAYFVGGDTGLKQTTAQDWKNVDLVAEEIAAIVPIPEAYLDDAQMPIWEQVRPRLVEAIGAKLDGAGLFGLDKPSTWPSAVYQSAVAAGNAVITGAGADFGVDVSLAAGKVAEDGFAVNGFISRPGLTWKLNGMRSEQGLPIYQPNMQGQPGGTLYGYGMSELTNGAWDMSEAELLMGDWSKAIVGVRQDISFKLFTEGVISDDDGKVLLNLMQQDSVAMRVVMRVAFATANPATRLNTNAATRSPFAVVQATTAAS; via the coding sequence GTGCCTTTCAACTCGCTCATCAGCCGGGACGCCAGCAATGATCCGCTCGTCCCGACCCCGGTCTCCGCGGAGATCATCCAGGAACTCCCTGCGGCTTCTTCTCTGCTGCAGCGGGCCCGCAACGTGCCGATGTCGTCCAAGACGCAGCGGCAGCCGGTCCTCGACGTCATGCCGCTGGCCTACTTCGTGGGCGGCGACACCGGCCTGAAGCAGACCACGGCGCAGGACTGGAAGAACGTCGACCTGGTCGCCGAAGAGATCGCCGCGATCGTGCCGATCCCCGAGGCGTACCTCGACGACGCCCAGATGCCGATCTGGGAGCAGGTTCGGCCCCGTCTCGTCGAGGCGATCGGCGCGAAGCTGGACGGCGCAGGTCTCTTCGGGCTCGACAAGCCGTCCACGTGGCCCTCCGCCGTCTACCAGTCCGCCGTCGCCGCAGGAAACGCCGTCATCACCGGCGCCGGCGCCGACTTCGGCGTCGACGTCTCCCTCGCCGCAGGGAAGGTCGCCGAGGACGGCTTCGCCGTCAACGGCTTCATCAGCCGTCCGGGACTCACCTGGAAGCTGAACGGCATGCGCAGCGAGCAGGGTCTGCCGATCTATCAGCCGAACATGCAGGGCCAGCCCGGCGGCACCCTGTACGGCTACGGCATGTCGGAGCTCACCAACGGCGCCTGGGACATGTCCGAGGCGGAGCTGCTGATGGGCGACTGGTCGAAGGCGATCGTCGGCGTCCGCCAGGACATCAGCTTCAAGCTGTTCACGGAGGGTGTCATCTCCGACGACGACGGCAAGGTCCTCCTCAACCTGATGCAGCAGGACTCCGTCGCCATGCGCGTGGTCATGCGCGTCGCGTTCGCCACGGCCAACCCGGCGACCCGCCTGAACACCAACGCGGCAACCCGCTCGCCGTTCGCGGTCGTCCAGGCGACCACCGCCGCATCCTGA
- a CDS encoding VG15 protein codes for MAANPGQAQRYRGIQALIAARMAQRVLQVWRDLMNPAKVDASWLAVRAALVPIVEQGRQQSAELARVSYADARRAATAVEDGFKPQDPLPLLLDRLESALDVTGPVEFKRAIAAGKTPQQAMEAAAVRMVGTTQYLALEGGRSVMKRSIEADESATGWARVTDNDPCAWCAMLASRGPVYKTARTAGDPRKGGNSYHDHCACQAWPAFTHDEPFIGIAEKLYDDWLRTTRGRGGKHAVNAFRRWWESEGRTAYAAPERS; via the coding sequence ATGGCAGCCAATCCGGGCCAGGCGCAGCGGTATCGCGGCATACAGGCCCTGATAGCGGCACGCATGGCGCAGCGGGTCCTGCAGGTGTGGCGGGACCTGATGAATCCGGCGAAGGTCGACGCGTCCTGGCTCGCCGTCCGGGCCGCCCTCGTTCCCATCGTGGAGCAGGGCAGACAGCAGTCGGCGGAACTCGCGCGCGTCTCCTATGCGGATGCCCGGCGCGCGGCGACAGCCGTAGAGGACGGCTTCAAGCCCCAGGACCCGCTTCCGCTACTGCTGGACCGCCTAGAGTCAGCCCTCGACGTCACCGGCCCCGTCGAGTTCAAGAGAGCCATTGCCGCAGGCAAGACCCCTCAGCAGGCCATGGAAGCCGCAGCCGTCCGCATGGTCGGAACCACCCAGTACCTGGCCCTCGAAGGGGGCCGGTCGGTGATGAAGCGGTCCATCGAGGCCGACGAATCGGCTACGGGCTGGGCGAGGGTAACGGACAACGATCCGTGCGCCTGGTGCGCGATGCTCGCCAGCCGCGGACCGGTCTACAAGACGGCCAGAACGGCTGGCGATCCGCGCAAGGGCGGCAACTCGTACCACGATCACTGCGCCTGCCAGGCATGGCCTGCATTCACGCACGACGAACCCTTCATCGGCATTGCCGAGAAGCTCTATGACGACTGGCTGCGGACCACACGAGGACGCGGCGGCAAGCATGCCGTCAACGCCTTCCGCCGCTGGTGGGAGTCAGAGGGGCGCACCGCCTACGCGGCACCCGAGCGCTCCTGA
- a CDS encoding phage portal protein, with protein sequence MAVIGEDQAVATAKRLLKLREVEQPRLQRIADYMAGKHASVYVPSGARAEYRWLIERAKVKILPLVVNVVAQNMYVDGYRPKGKDDNAAPWRVWQANRLDARQHGVHRAALTYGAAYVVVMPGKPVPVITPFSPRRLTALYADPVNDEWPLYAIEDRVENTAEGPRRVVRIYDEQARYTLSGKADSTDLTLDEDGVMRHNLGVCPVVRFVNSDDLDGDGVIGEVEPLIDAQDQLNMTTFNLLMAQQYAAFRQRWVTGMAPPLDEQNNPIEPFRSRVDGLFVAEDADTKFGEFGQTDLKGYLDSREATIRHISTLSQVPPYHLLGQMVNLSAEALAAARDGLDRKIDERESLFGEGWEQTLRLSGLASGDTKAWEDTVAQVVWRDTSARSLAQTVDALGKLVTMLGVPPQELWEKIPGVTQTDVERWKTTAAQGDAMGRLNGIIEKQMSQQLAPVPPLPDVAA encoded by the coding sequence ATGGCCGTAATCGGCGAGGATCAGGCGGTGGCGACGGCGAAGCGCCTGCTGAAACTGCGTGAGGTCGAACAGCCCCGCCTGCAGCGGATCGCGGACTACATGGCTGGCAAGCATGCCAGCGTGTACGTGCCGTCGGGCGCGCGGGCCGAGTACCGGTGGCTGATCGAGCGCGCCAAGGTGAAGATCCTCCCCTTGGTCGTCAATGTGGTCGCACAGAACATGTACGTCGACGGATACCGGCCCAAGGGCAAGGACGACAACGCAGCCCCGTGGCGGGTGTGGCAAGCCAATCGGCTGGATGCACGCCAGCACGGCGTGCACCGGGCGGCGTTGACCTACGGGGCCGCCTACGTGGTGGTGATGCCAGGCAAGCCTGTCCCGGTCATCACTCCGTTCTCTCCGCGCCGCCTCACCGCCCTGTACGCGGATCCCGTCAACGACGAGTGGCCGCTCTATGCGATCGAAGACCGTGTCGAGAACACGGCAGAAGGCCCCCGTCGGGTCGTGCGCATCTACGACGAGCAGGCCCGCTACACGCTGTCCGGCAAAGCCGACAGTACTGACCTGACGCTGGACGAAGACGGCGTGATGCGCCACAACCTGGGCGTCTGCCCGGTGGTCCGGTTCGTCAACTCTGACGACCTGGACGGCGACGGCGTGATCGGCGAGGTCGAGCCGCTCATCGACGCCCAGGACCAGCTGAACATGACCACCTTCAACCTGCTGATGGCGCAGCAGTACGCCGCTTTCCGGCAGCGCTGGGTCACAGGCATGGCCCCGCCGCTCGACGAGCAGAATAATCCGATCGAGCCGTTCCGCTCCCGCGTCGACGGGCTGTTCGTCGCTGAAGACGCCGACACCAAGTTCGGCGAGTTCGGACAGACCGACCTCAAGGGCTACCTGGACAGCCGCGAGGCGACGATCCGCCACATCTCGACCCTGTCGCAGGTGCCGCCGTATCACCTGCTCGGCCAGATGGTGAACCTGTCCGCGGAAGCCCTCGCGGCTGCGCGCGACGGACTCGACCGGAAGATCGACGAGAGGGAGTCGCTGTTCGGCGAAGGCTGGGAGCAGACACTGCGCCTGTCCGGCCTCGCATCGGGCGACACGAAGGCTTGGGAAGATACCGTCGCGCAGGTCGTATGGCGTGACACCTCCGCCCGCTCCCTGGCCCAGACCGTGGATGCTCTCGGCAAGCTCGTCACGATGCTCGGGGTTCCCCCACAGGAACTGTGGGAGAAGATCCCCGGCGTGACGCAGACGGACGTCGAGCGCTGGAAGACCACGGCGGCACAGGGCGACGCGATGGGCCGCCTGAACGGCATCATCGAAAAGCAGATGTCACAGCAGCTCGCTCCGGTGCCCCCGCTGCCTGACGTGGCAGCCTGA
- a CDS encoding terminase large subunit — protein MPWRGPSYEGEFPSLGHQIVEHVEEYLCHGPGDVVGEPIELDDEFYAFIVKAYRLNPETGRRMYRRAFLSRAKGRAKSEIAGMLVCAEALFPVRFDGWDAAGEPVGRSVKSPFIRCLATEEGQSGNTYDNVSTMLEYVVEHYGDDFPGIDIGKSAQSSSRIVLHHQRGEITPSTASSAAKDGGKETFAVFDETHLYVQPELRRMHGTVRRNLRKRKEAEPWCLETSTMYEPGQDSVAEATHTYFKAIKEGRVRDADAAGLLFDHRQARDGTDLADRDALLAGLKEAYGPAASWMDLDGIIAEIWDPQSAPSDSRRYWLNQPVAAEDALLDPAAWSQNASPMRLEPGDDVVLGFDGGKTDDATALIAMRVSDRLVQPVGIWERPDGPQAKGWEVDRKQVSDLVAHAFGQWQVRAFFADVKLWESYIDEWTDTYRDELVVRASPKAAVGWDMRGRQQELTLATEALVRAIEDGKLPHTDHPILNRHVGNARRRPNKWGVSFGKESRESPKKVDGFAGMQLADMARRALSASPDWAKRQKKRQRTGRVHGFA, from the coding sequence ATGCCTTGGAGGGGGCCGTCATACGAAGGCGAGTTTCCGTCCCTTGGCCACCAGATCGTCGAGCACGTCGAGGAGTACCTCTGTCACGGTCCTGGCGACGTTGTCGGCGAGCCGATCGAGCTGGACGATGAGTTCTACGCGTTCATCGTCAAGGCCTATCGTCTGAACCCGGAGACGGGGCGCCGCATGTACCGGCGGGCGTTCCTCTCGCGGGCCAAGGGGCGCGCGAAGTCAGAGATCGCCGGAATGCTCGTCTGCGCCGAGGCTCTGTTCCCGGTGCGCTTCGACGGATGGGACGCAGCCGGTGAGCCGGTGGGCAGGTCGGTGAAGTCGCCGTTCATTCGCTGTCTGGCCACCGAGGAGGGGCAGTCCGGGAACACCTACGACAACGTGTCGACGATGCTCGAGTACGTGGTCGAGCATTACGGGGACGATTTCCCGGGCATCGACATCGGCAAGTCGGCGCAGTCGTCGAGCCGGATCGTTCTGCACCACCAGCGCGGCGAGATCACCCCGTCGACGGCGTCGTCCGCGGCGAAGGACGGCGGCAAGGAGACCTTCGCGGTCTTCGACGAAACGCACCTGTACGTGCAGCCGGAGCTTCGGCGCATGCACGGCACGGTCCGGCGCAACCTGCGCAAGCGCAAGGAGGCCGAGCCGTGGTGCCTGGAGACGTCGACGATGTACGAGCCGGGCCAGGACTCTGTAGCCGAGGCCACACACACCTACTTCAAGGCGATCAAAGAGGGCCGGGTCCGCGACGCGGATGCTGCAGGCCTGCTTTTCGATCACCGGCAGGCCAGGGACGGAACGGACCTGGCCGACCGTGACGCGCTGCTGGCCGGGCTGAAGGAGGCCTACGGCCCGGCCGCCTCGTGGATGGACCTGGACGGCATCATCGCCGAGATCTGGGATCCGCAGTCCGCCCCGTCGGACTCGCGACGCTACTGGCTGAACCAGCCGGTCGCCGCGGAGGATGCGCTGCTCGATCCGGCGGCCTGGTCGCAGAATGCGTCGCCGATGCGCCTGGAGCCTGGCGACGATGTCGTCCTCGGGTTCGACGGCGGCAAGACGGATGACGCAACCGCCTTGATCGCCATGCGGGTTTCGGATCGGCTCGTGCAGCCGGTCGGGATCTGGGAGCGCCCTGACGGGCCGCAGGCCAAGGGCTGGGAAGTCGACCGGAAGCAGGTAAGCGACCTGGTGGCCCACGCTTTCGGGCAGTGGCAGGTCCGGGCGTTCTTCGCGGACGTCAAGCTGTGGGAGTCCTACATCGACGAATGGACGGACACCTACCGGGATGAACTCGTCGTGCGGGCCTCCCCGAAGGCCGCGGTCGGCTGGGACATGCGCGGCCGTCAGCAGGAGCTGACCCTGGCCACTGAGGCGCTGGTGCGGGCCATCGAGGACGGCAAGCTGCCGCACACCGACCATCCGATCCTGAACCGGCACGTGGGCAACGCCCGGCGCCGGCCGAACAAGTGGGGCGTGTCCTTCGGCAAGGAGTCGCGGGAGTCCCCGAAGAAGGTCGACGGTTTCGCGGGGATGCAGCTGGCGGACATGGCGCGCCGCGCCCTGTCGGCTTCCCCGGACTGGGCGAAGCGGCAGAAGAAGAGGCAGCGCACCGGGCGCGTGCACGGATTCGCATAG
- a CDS encoding phage terminase small subunit has translation MAGRGMAPKATRSRARDSKARDAELNRVEDDDEVRGPELPEGVLPDQESWHPRTVQWWETWRRSAQAQVFIDTDWDFLLDTALLHHVMWTKGRWEFASEVRLRAAKYGATPEDRMRLKLKIETPGDRQAPSETPRSTLSRRKNLRIVSEDVG, from the coding sequence ATGGCTGGTCGAGGTATGGCCCCGAAGGCGACTCGGTCGCGGGCCCGAGACTCGAAGGCGCGGGACGCTGAGCTGAACCGGGTCGAGGACGACGATGAGGTCCGTGGGCCGGAGCTGCCCGAGGGCGTACTGCCCGATCAGGAGTCGTGGCATCCGCGGACGGTGCAGTGGTGGGAGACTTGGCGGCGCTCGGCCCAGGCGCAGGTCTTCATCGACACCGACTGGGACTTTCTCCTCGATACGGCCCTGCTGCATCACGTGATGTGGACCAAGGGCCGCTGGGAATTCGCATCCGAGGTGCGTCTGCGGGCCGCGAAGTACGGGGCAACCCCGGAGGACCGGATGCGCCTAAAGCTGAAGATCGAAACCCCGGGGGACAGGCAGGCGCCTTCCGAGACGCCGCGGTCGACCTTGAGCCGGCGTAAGAACCTGCGGATCGTCAGCGAGGACGTCGGCTAG
- a CDS encoding bifunctional DNA primase/polymerase, with amino-acid sequence MTTKRCEGCPERLGARHAHNARFCSGRCRMAAHRAARRQADPVPSAMTRRRQWVRRTESKVPLSVVGPKVRPASSTDPETWASYSAVNRSTAGAGTGFVLSAMDRLVCIDLDHALLEGELRTWARRIVDRLPPTYIEISPSGTGLHIWGLGTVGQGRRIRRGESAVEVYDRGRYITVTREPFESAPSTLADLTRVIDDLL; translated from the coding sequence ATGACGACGAAGCGCTGCGAGGGGTGTCCGGAACGGCTCGGCGCCCGGCATGCTCACAATGCGCGCTTCTGCTCAGGCCGTTGCCGCATGGCTGCCCACCGCGCCGCTCGCCGGCAGGCCGATCCGGTGCCGTCGGCGATGACGCGCAGGCGCCAGTGGGTGCGGCGGACGGAAAGCAAAGTCCCCCTGTCCGTGGTCGGCCCAAAGGTCCGGCCAGCTTCGTCGACCGACCCCGAGACGTGGGCAAGCTACAGCGCGGTCAACCGCTCGACGGCCGGAGCGGGCACCGGATTCGTCTTGAGCGCGATGGACCGCCTCGTGTGTATCGACCTCGACCACGCACTGCTGGAAGGCGAGTTGCGGACGTGGGCCCGCAGGATCGTCGACAGGCTGCCGCCGACGTACATCGAAATCTCCCCGTCCGGCACCGGCCTGCACATCTGGGGCTTGGGAACTGTCGGGCAGGGGCGTCGGATCCGGCGTGGAGAGTCTGCCGTTGAGGTATACGACCGTGGCCGCTACATCACCGTGACCCGCGAGCCGTTCGAAAGCGCACCGTCTACGCTGGCCGACCTGACACGGGTGATCGACGACTTGCTGTGA
- a CDS encoding HNH endonuclease — MGSQGRRSAPLPKGWARIRARILKRDGWACQWLVATGGRCGEPANQVDHKVNAALGMDDHSDQNLWALCQWHHDQKTGREASAAAHAKPPRARPTEDHPGLIA; from the coding sequence ATGGGCAGCCAAGGTCGACGGTCGGCACCGCTGCCCAAGGGCTGGGCGCGCATCCGGGCACGCATCCTCAAGCGCGACGGCTGGGCCTGTCAGTGGCTGGTCGCGACGGGCGGTCGGTGTGGTGAGCCGGCCAATCAGGTGGACCACAAGGTCAATGCGGCACTGGGCATGGACGATCACAGTGATCAGAATCTGTGGGCCTTGTGCCAGTGGCACCATGATCAGAAGACAGGGCGAGAGGCCTCGGCCGCTGCCCACGCGAAGCCGCCCCGAGCCCGGCCGACCGAGGATCACCCTGGGCTGATCGCTTGA
- a CDS encoding DUF6221 family protein yields the protein MDLHAWITQQVDKIEGIARAADETLGQVLSQVEYVDKHTVADERHINLHAPIAVLRRCEADRRILARHRLDPSRTTDSTFAAACEGCDEDTTWGLPWVDNLNDCPELLDLAHAHGLTDEILAGLDRPQAPMREAREPHPEGFAGMLRDAFDRALTPPITTSDVPEALRGPHWKP from the coding sequence ATGGATCTCCACGCCTGGATCACCCAGCAAGTAGACAAGATCGAGGGCATCGCCCGTGCGGCTGACGAAACGCTGGGACAGGTTCTCTCCCAAGTTGAATACGTCGACAAGCACACCGTGGCAGATGAGCGGCACATCAACTTGCACGCCCCGATCGCAGTTCTGCGCCGCTGCGAGGCGGACCGCCGCATCCTCGCCCGGCACAGGCTCGACCCGTCCAGGACCACGGACAGTACGTTCGCAGCCGCATGCGAAGGCTGCGACGAAGACACTACATGGGGCCTGCCCTGGGTCGACAACCTCAACGACTGCCCCGAACTCCTCGACCTCGCCCACGCGCACGGACTGACGGACGAGATCCTCGCCGGACTCGACCGGCCGCAGGCGCCGATGCGCGAGGCGCGAGAGCCCCACCCCGAAGGCTTCGCAGGGATGCTCCGCGATGCCTTCGACCGCGCCCTAACCCCGCCCATCACCACCAGCGACGTACCCGAAGCGCTACGCGGACCGCACTGGAAGCCGTAA
- a CDS encoding DUF7352 domain-containing protein, whose translation MSRTIYRYEIPVDDQWHALDLTGDVVHVDCRDIYVVELRAIHTDGPASRRGFRAYGTGHPTPDDVEHVGTAIAPGGHLVWHLMELP comes from the coding sequence GTGAGCCGGACGATCTACCGCTACGAGATCCCCGTCGACGACCAGTGGCACGCCCTCGACCTCACCGGCGACGTCGTCCACGTCGACTGCCGCGACATCTACGTCGTCGAACTGCGGGCCATCCACACCGACGGGCCCGCCTCCCGACGCGGCTTCCGCGCCTACGGCACCGGCCATCCCACCCCCGACGACGTGGAGCATGTCGGCACCGCCATCGCCCCCGGCGGTCATCTCGTCTGGCACCTCATGGAACTGCCCTAA
- a CDS encoding methyltransferase domain-containing protein has protein sequence MPTSDAEGKDWSLERFRHHLPNTVTDVGPGEGTYARLFRAAHEGVWWTAVEIHKPYIAKYKLKSTKTRKMYDEIHVEDVRESEDHLFYRDLVVLGDVLEHLSREDAVTLLERIVAAGAWNILVSVPIVESEQGEVDGNVHEAHLHQWDADDMDQVFAGLGGQVGSLRGDTLGVWWWTRT, from the coding sequence ATGCCCACCAGTGACGCCGAGGGCAAGGACTGGTCCCTCGAACGATTCCGCCACCACCTGCCGAACACGGTCACCGACGTCGGGCCCGGCGAAGGCACCTACGCGCGCCTGTTCCGGGCCGCCCATGAAGGCGTGTGGTGGACGGCCGTCGAGATCCACAAGCCGTACATCGCCAAGTACAAGCTGAAGTCCACGAAGACGCGGAAGATGTACGACGAGATCCACGTCGAAGACGTCCGCGAATCCGAAGACCACCTCTTCTACCGGGACCTCGTCGTCCTGGGGGATGTGCTGGAGCATCTGTCGCGCGAGGACGCGGTCACGTTGCTGGAGCGGATCGTCGCCGCTGGCGCCTGGAACATTCTCGTGTCCGTGCCGATCGTCGAGTCCGAGCAGGGCGAGGTCGACGGCAATGTGCACGAAGCCCACCTCCACCAGTGGGATGCCGACGATATGGACCAGGTGTTCGCCGGGCTTGGCGGGCAGGTGGGTAGCCTGCGCGGTGACACGCTCGGCGTCTGGTGGTGGACGCGGACGTGA
- a CDS encoding phage tail fiber protein encodes MADNLSDTAENRSLDWLMGTATTAPTLPLKVALVTANGSDSAAGTEVTGGSYVRKNLTVGAAASGATSNTADIVWTGMPAGTIVGVEIWDSAGSPVRWWRGPLAASRTLASGDEARFPAGTLTFAQA; translated from the coding sequence ATCGCGGACAATCTTTCGGATACGGCCGAGAACCGATCTCTCGACTGGCTTATGGGAACGGCGACGACCGCCCCTACGCTCCCGCTCAAGGTCGCCCTCGTCACCGCCAACGGCAGCGACAGCGCGGCGGGCACAGAGGTGACAGGCGGCAGCTACGTGCGCAAGAACCTCACCGTCGGCGCGGCAGCATCTGGGGCTACCTCCAACACGGCCGACATCGTCTGGACCGGCATGCCAGCCGGGACGATCGTCGGCGTCGAGATCTGGGACTCCGCAGGCAGCCCAGTCCGCTGGTGGCGTGGACCGCTCGCGGCCAGCCGCACTCTCGCTTCCGGGGATGAAGCGAGATTCCCGGCAGGCACATTGACGTTCGCGCAGGCTTGA